TACAATAAAACAGAAGGAAATAGGAGGGGAAATGATGGAGAGAATTTCATTATCAAATATAGGAGATACAAAGTTTCAAAAGTTATTAGGGCATAATCCAGAGTTATTATATTCATGGAGTACGGTAGAGAATACATTGTATAGTAAAGGAACTCTCTCGGCAGAGCTGAAGGAGCAAGTAAGAAGAACATTAGCGTACGGGAATGAATGTCCGTACTGTATGGCAAAGGGAAGGCCTGATGATATACAAAAAGTAGGGGAAATAAGTGTAGCCGTTACGTTTGCACATACGTTTGTTCATGATAAACAAGGGATAGATGACAATATGTTTCGTGTGTTGAAACAATACTGGACGGAAAAAGAAATTGTAGAGCTTTGCGCTTATATTTGTTTTATGACTGCGTCACAACAACTTGGTTTTCTGTTTCAATTACAGCCGAAAGAAGGAGAAAATGATGATGAATCAAATAGCACTTATTATAATTGATGTACAAAAAGCGTTTCAATTACCATACTGGGGTGAGAGAAATAATCTTTTTGCTGAAGAAAACATGAGAACATTATTAGAAGAATGGAGAAAAAGAAAGCGACCGGTTTTTCATATTCAACATGTAAATAAAGAAAATGCGCAGTCGATGTTTTATGAGAGAGTGGAAACAGTCAACTTTAAAGAAGAGGTGCAACCACTACAAGGTGAAGTGGTTATTCAGAAATCTGTTAACAGTGCGTTCATTGGGACAAATTTAGAAGAGCAATTAAGAGAGAACAAATGTAATGCAGTAGTGGTTGTAGGATTAACGACAAATCATTGTGTAGAGACTACGACACGAATGGCAGGGAATTTAGGATTTACAACGTATTTAGTGAGTGATGCAACGGCTACTTTTAACCGTAAAGGTCTAGATGGTAAAGAGTATAGTGCAGAAGATATTCATAATATGACACTTGTAAATTTACATGAAGAATTTGCTACGATTTTGACGACAAAAGAAGCATTAAAATTATTTTAAGAAAATAATTGCGAATTGTGTAGAAAAAAATAAGAATATTTCGTATAATCTAAGTACAATCATTTTGAAATAGGGGTGGCATCATATGGAGCAAATTCCGGTAAAGAGAATAGAAGAAGTACTTGTTGTAGCAGGGAATGATAAACAGAAGCAAAAGGAATTTTATGAATTGCTCTTATCTAC
This Bacillus paramycoides DNA region includes the following protein-coding sequences:
- a CDS encoding carboxymuconolactone decarboxylase family protein encodes the protein MNCKMNFIYFTIKQKEIGGEMMERISLSNIGDTKFQKLLGHNPELLYSWSTVENTLYSKGTLSAELKEQVRRTLAYGNECPYCMAKGRPDDIQKVGEISVAVTFAHTFVHDKQGIDDNMFRVLKQYWTEKEIVELCAYICFMTASQQLGFLFQLQPKEGENDDESNSTYYN
- a CDS encoding cysteine hydrolase family protein translates to MMNQIALIIIDVQKAFQLPYWGERNNLFAEENMRTLLEEWRKRKRPVFHIQHVNKENAQSMFYERVETVNFKEEVQPLQGEVVIQKSVNSAFIGTNLEEQLRENKCNAVVVVGLTTNHCVETTTRMAGNLGFTTYLVSDATATFNRKGLDGKEYSAEDIHNMTLVNLHEEFATILTTKEALKLF